In one window of Carcharodon carcharias isolate sCarCar2 chromosome 14, sCarCar2.pri, whole genome shotgun sequence DNA:
- the LOC121287648 gene encoding polypyrimidine tract-binding protein 1 isoform X5, which translates to MDGIVQDITVGTKRGSDELLSACAANGPFIMSNSAPSAANGNDSKKFKGENRTSGILPSRVIHIRKLPNDVTEAEVISLGLPFGKVTNLLMLKGKNQAFIEMNSEEAANTMVSYYSTVTPYLRSHPIYIQYSNHKELKTDNSPNQARAQAALQAVNAVQTANMAIAGTGAPDSAAGLAGQSPVLRIIVENLFYPVTLDVLHQIFSKFGTVMKIITFTKNNQFQALLQYADGSSAQHAKLALDGQNIYNACCTLRIDFSKLTSLNVKYNNDKSRDYTRPDLPSGDNQPTLDQTMAAAFGAPGIISSPYGGGAGFPPSIAFQQADFLQHPSDYCLSVPGVHGALAPLSMPSAAAAAAAAASRIGIPGFASAANAVLLISNLNPERVTPQCLFILFGVYGDVQRVKILFNKKENALVQMFDCTQAQLAMSHLNGQRLHGKAMRVTMSKHQTVQLPREGQEDQGLTKDYSSSPLHRFKKPGSKNFQNIFPPSATLHLSNIPPSITEEDLKLLFSSTTGMVKAFKFFQKDRKMALIQMSSVEEAIQALIDLHNHDLGENHHLRVSFSKSTI; encoded by the exons CGGGGGTCTGACGAGCTTCTATCTGCTTGTGCTGCTAACGGTCCCTTTATCATGAGCAACTCTGCTCCCTCTGCTG CCAATGGCAATGACAGCAAAAAGTTCAAAGGAGAGAACAGGACTTCAGGAATATTACCTTCCAGAGTCATTCATATCCGCAAACTTCCCAACGACGTCACTGAAGCAGAGGTCATTTCCTTGGGCTTGCCTTTTGGCAAAGTAACCAATCTTCTCATGTTAAAAGGCAAAAATCAG GCTTTTATAGAAATGAACTCTGAAGAAGCTGCTAACACGATGGTGAGCTATTACAGCACTGTCACTCCCTATCTAAGAAGCCATCCTATCTACATTCAATATTCTAACCACAAGGAGCTGAAAACTGACAACTCTCCCAATCAGGCT AGAGCGCAAGCTGCTCTTCAGGCAGTAAATGCTGTGCAGACTGCTAACATGGCTATTGCTGGCACTGGTGCCCCAGATAGTGCAGCAGGTCTTGCTGGCCAGAGCCCAGTTCTTCGCATCATTGTGGAAAACCTTTTCTACCCAGTTACTCTAGATGTATTGCACCAG ATTTTTTCCAAGTTTGGCACTGTAATGAAGATCATTACTTTCACAAAGAATAACCAGTTCCAGGCTTTGCTCCAATATGCTGATGGCTCCAGTGCACAACATGCAAAACTG GCCTTGGATGGACAGAACATCTATAATGCCTGCTGCACTCTGCGTATTGACTTCTCTAAATTGACTAGCCTTAACGTTAAGTACAATAATGACAAAAGCCGAGACTACACACGCCCTGACCTACCATCTGGTGACAACCAGCCGACCTTAGACCAAACCATGGCAGCCGCTTTTG GTGCACCAGGTATCATCTCCTCGCCCTACGGAGGGGGAGCTGGTTTCCCTCCTAGTATTGCCTTCCAGCAAGCTG ACTTCCTCCAACATCCATCAGATTACT GTTTGTCCGTCCCAGgggttcatggggcattggctccactcagcatgccgtcagcagctgcagcagctgcagcagcagccagTCGTATTGGTATTCCGGGATTTGCCTCTGCAGCCAACGCTGTCCTGCTGATTAGCAATCTGAATCCTGAG AGAGTTACGCCCCAATGCCTCTTTATTCTTTTCG GAGTGTATGGTGATGTGCAGCGTGTGAAGATACTtttcaacaagaaagaaaatGCCTTGGTACAAATGTTTGACTGCACCCAAGCTCAACTGG CTATGAGCCACCTGAATGGTCAAAGGCTTCATGGAAAGGCAATGCGTGTAACCATGTCCAAACACCAGACAGTGCAGCTTCCCCGTGAAGGCCAGGAGGACCAGGGCCTGACCAAGGACTATAGCAGCTCGCCACTGCATCGCTTCAAGAAACCTGGGTCGAAAAATTTCCAGAACATCTTCCCTCCTTCTGCTACCCTCCATCTCTCTAATATTCC ACCTTCTATTACTGAAGAAGATCTGAAGTTGCTGTTCTCGAGCACAACTGGCATGGTCAAAGCATTCAAGTTCTTTCA GAAGGATCGCAagatggctctcatccagatgagttCAGTGGAAGAAGCAATCCAGGCTCTTATTGACCTTCATAATCATGACCTTGGAGAAAACCATCACCTCAGGGTTTCCTTCTCCAAGTCGACCATTTAA
- the LOC121287648 gene encoding polypyrimidine tract-binding protein 1 isoform X12, producing the protein MDGIVQDITVGTKRGSDELLSACAANGPFIMSNSAPSAGEYTNGNDSKKFKGENRTSGILPSRVIHIRKLPNDVTEAEVISLGLPFGKVTNLLMLKGKNQAFIEMNSEEAANTMVSYYSTVTPYLRSHPIYIQYSNHKELKTDNSPNQARAQAALQAVNAVQTANMAIAGTGAPDSAAGLAGQSPVLRIIVENLFYPVTLDVLHQIFSKFGTVMKIITFTKNNQFQALLQYADGSSAQHAKLALDGQNIYNACCTLRIDFSKLTSLNVKYNNDKSRDYTRPDLPSGDNQPTLDQTMAAAFGLSVPGVHGALAPLSMPSAAAAAAAAASRIGIPGFASAANAVLLISNLNPERVTPQCLFILFGVYGDVQRVKILFNKKENALVQMFDCTQAQLAMSHLNGQRLHGKAMRVTMSKHQTVQLPREGQEDQGLTKDYSSSPLHRFKKPGSKNFQNIFPPSATLHLSNIPPSITEEDLKLLFSSTTGMVKAFKFFQKDRKMALIQMSSVEEAIQALIDLHNHDLGENHHLRVSFSKSTI; encoded by the exons CGGGGGTCTGACGAGCTTCTATCTGCTTGTGCTGCTAACGGTCCCTTTATCATGAGCAACTCTGCTCCCTCTGCTGGTGAGTACA CCAATGGCAATGACAGCAAAAAGTTCAAAGGAGAGAACAGGACTTCAGGAATATTACCTTCCAGAGTCATTCATATCCGCAAACTTCCCAACGACGTCACTGAAGCAGAGGTCATTTCCTTGGGCTTGCCTTTTGGCAAAGTAACCAATCTTCTCATGTTAAAAGGCAAAAATCAG GCTTTTATAGAAATGAACTCTGAAGAAGCTGCTAACACGATGGTGAGCTATTACAGCACTGTCACTCCCTATCTAAGAAGCCATCCTATCTACATTCAATATTCTAACCACAAGGAGCTGAAAACTGACAACTCTCCCAATCAGGCT AGAGCGCAAGCTGCTCTTCAGGCAGTAAATGCTGTGCAGACTGCTAACATGGCTATTGCTGGCACTGGTGCCCCAGATAGTGCAGCAGGTCTTGCTGGCCAGAGCCCAGTTCTTCGCATCATTGTGGAAAACCTTTTCTACCCAGTTACTCTAGATGTATTGCACCAG ATTTTTTCCAAGTTTGGCACTGTAATGAAGATCATTACTTTCACAAAGAATAACCAGTTCCAGGCTTTGCTCCAATATGCTGATGGCTCCAGTGCACAACATGCAAAACTG GCCTTGGATGGACAGAACATCTATAATGCCTGCTGCACTCTGCGTATTGACTTCTCTAAATTGACTAGCCTTAACGTTAAGTACAATAATGACAAAAGCCGAGACTACACACGCCCTGACCTACCATCTGGTGACAACCAGCCGACCTTAGACCAAACCATGGCAGCCGCTTTTG GTTTGTCCGTCCCAGgggttcatggggcattggctccactcagcatgccgtcagcagctgcagcagctgcagcagcagccagTCGTATTGGTATTCCGGGATTTGCCTCTGCAGCCAACGCTGTCCTGCTGATTAGCAATCTGAATCCTGAG AGAGTTACGCCCCAATGCCTCTTTATTCTTTTCG GAGTGTATGGTGATGTGCAGCGTGTGAAGATACTtttcaacaagaaagaaaatGCCTTGGTACAAATGTTTGACTGCACCCAAGCTCAACTGG CTATGAGCCACCTGAATGGTCAAAGGCTTCATGGAAAGGCAATGCGTGTAACCATGTCCAAACACCAGACAGTGCAGCTTCCCCGTGAAGGCCAGGAGGACCAGGGCCTGACCAAGGACTATAGCAGCTCGCCACTGCATCGCTTCAAGAAACCTGGGTCGAAAAATTTCCAGAACATCTTCCCTCCTTCTGCTACCCTCCATCTCTCTAATATTCC ACCTTCTATTACTGAAGAAGATCTGAAGTTGCTGTTCTCGAGCACAACTGGCATGGTCAAAGCATTCAAGTTCTTTCA GAAGGATCGCAagatggctctcatccagatgagttCAGTGGAAGAAGCAATCCAGGCTCTTATTGACCTTCATAATCATGACCTTGGAGAAAACCATCACCTCAGGGTTTCCTTCTCCAAGTCGACCATTTAA
- the LOC121287648 gene encoding polypyrimidine tract-binding protein 1 isoform X2 has translation MDGIVQDITVGTKRGSDELLSACAANGPFIMSNSAPSAANGNDSKKFKGENRTSGILPSRVIHIRKLPNDVTEAEVISLGLPFGKVTNLLMLKGKNQAFIEMNSEEAANTMVSYYSTVTPYLRSHPIYIQYSNHKELKTDNSPNQARAQAALQAVNAVQTANMAIAGTGAPDSAAGLAGQSPVLRIIVENLFYPVTLDVLHQIFSKFGTVMKIITFTKNNQFQALLQYADGSSAQHAKLALDGQNIYNACCTLRIDFSKLTSLNVKYNNDKSRDYTRPDLPSGDNQPTLDQTMAAAFGKEASLLGAPGIISSPYGGGAGFPPSIAFQQADFLQHPSDYCLSVPGVHGALAPLSMPSAAAAAAAAASRIGIPGFASAANAVLLISNLNPERVTPQCLFILFGVYGDVQRVKILFNKKENALVQMFDCTQAQLAMSHLNGQRLHGKAMRVTMSKHQTVQLPREGQEDQGLTKDYSSSPLHRFKKPGSKNFQNIFPPSATLHLSNIPPSITEEDLKLLFSSTTGMVKAFKFFQKDRKMALIQMSSVEEAIQALIDLHNHDLGENHHLRVSFSKSTI, from the exons CGGGGGTCTGACGAGCTTCTATCTGCTTGTGCTGCTAACGGTCCCTTTATCATGAGCAACTCTGCTCCCTCTGCTG CCAATGGCAATGACAGCAAAAAGTTCAAAGGAGAGAACAGGACTTCAGGAATATTACCTTCCAGAGTCATTCATATCCGCAAACTTCCCAACGACGTCACTGAAGCAGAGGTCATTTCCTTGGGCTTGCCTTTTGGCAAAGTAACCAATCTTCTCATGTTAAAAGGCAAAAATCAG GCTTTTATAGAAATGAACTCTGAAGAAGCTGCTAACACGATGGTGAGCTATTACAGCACTGTCACTCCCTATCTAAGAAGCCATCCTATCTACATTCAATATTCTAACCACAAGGAGCTGAAAACTGACAACTCTCCCAATCAGGCT AGAGCGCAAGCTGCTCTTCAGGCAGTAAATGCTGTGCAGACTGCTAACATGGCTATTGCTGGCACTGGTGCCCCAGATAGTGCAGCAGGTCTTGCTGGCCAGAGCCCAGTTCTTCGCATCATTGTGGAAAACCTTTTCTACCCAGTTACTCTAGATGTATTGCACCAG ATTTTTTCCAAGTTTGGCACTGTAATGAAGATCATTACTTTCACAAAGAATAACCAGTTCCAGGCTTTGCTCCAATATGCTGATGGCTCCAGTGCACAACATGCAAAACTG GCCTTGGATGGACAGAACATCTATAATGCCTGCTGCACTCTGCGTATTGACTTCTCTAAATTGACTAGCCTTAACGTTAAGTACAATAATGACAAAAGCCGAGACTACACACGCCCTGACCTACCATCTGGTGACAACCAGCCGACCTTAGACCAAACCATGGCAGCCGCTTTTGGTAAGGAAGCCTCCCTACTAG GTGCACCAGGTATCATCTCCTCGCCCTACGGAGGGGGAGCTGGTTTCCCTCCTAGTATTGCCTTCCAGCAAGCTG ACTTCCTCCAACATCCATCAGATTACT GTTTGTCCGTCCCAGgggttcatggggcattggctccactcagcatgccgtcagcagctgcagcagctgcagcagcagccagTCGTATTGGTATTCCGGGATTTGCCTCTGCAGCCAACGCTGTCCTGCTGATTAGCAATCTGAATCCTGAG AGAGTTACGCCCCAATGCCTCTTTATTCTTTTCG GAGTGTATGGTGATGTGCAGCGTGTGAAGATACTtttcaacaagaaagaaaatGCCTTGGTACAAATGTTTGACTGCACCCAAGCTCAACTGG CTATGAGCCACCTGAATGGTCAAAGGCTTCATGGAAAGGCAATGCGTGTAACCATGTCCAAACACCAGACAGTGCAGCTTCCCCGTGAAGGCCAGGAGGACCAGGGCCTGACCAAGGACTATAGCAGCTCGCCACTGCATCGCTTCAAGAAACCTGGGTCGAAAAATTTCCAGAACATCTTCCCTCCTTCTGCTACCCTCCATCTCTCTAATATTCC ACCTTCTATTACTGAAGAAGATCTGAAGTTGCTGTTCTCGAGCACAACTGGCATGGTCAAAGCATTCAAGTTCTTTCA GAAGGATCGCAagatggctctcatccagatgagttCAGTGGAAGAAGCAATCCAGGCTCTTATTGACCTTCATAATCATGACCTTGGAGAAAACCATCACCTCAGGGTTTCCTTCTCCAAGTCGACCATTTAA
- the LOC121287648 gene encoding polypyrimidine tract-binding protein 1 isoform X8 codes for MDGIVQDITVGTKRGSDELLSACAANGPFIMSNSAPSAANGNDSKKFKGENRTSGILPSRVIHIRKLPNDVTEAEVISLGLPFGKVTNLLMLKGKNQAFIEMNSEEAANTMVSYYSTVTPYLRSHPIYIQYSNHKELKTDNSPNQARAQAALQAVNAVQTANMAIAGTGAPDSAAGLAGQSPVLRIIVENLFYPVTLDVLHQIFSKFGTVMKIITFTKNNQFQALLQYADGSSAQHAKLALDGQNIYNACCTLRIDFSKLTSLNVKYNNDKSRDYTRPDLPSGDNQPTLDQTMAAAFGAPGIISSPYGGGAGFPPSIAFQQAGLSVPGVHGALAPLSMPSAAAAAAAAASRIGIPGFASAANAVLLISNLNPERVTPQCLFILFGVYGDVQRVKILFNKKENALVQMFDCTQAQLAMSHLNGQRLHGKAMRVTMSKHQTVQLPREGQEDQGLTKDYSSSPLHRFKKPGSKNFQNIFPPSATLHLSNIPPSITEEDLKLLFSSTTGMVKAFKFFQKDRKMALIQMSSVEEAIQALIDLHNHDLGENHHLRVSFSKSTI; via the exons CGGGGGTCTGACGAGCTTCTATCTGCTTGTGCTGCTAACGGTCCCTTTATCATGAGCAACTCTGCTCCCTCTGCTG CCAATGGCAATGACAGCAAAAAGTTCAAAGGAGAGAACAGGACTTCAGGAATATTACCTTCCAGAGTCATTCATATCCGCAAACTTCCCAACGACGTCACTGAAGCAGAGGTCATTTCCTTGGGCTTGCCTTTTGGCAAAGTAACCAATCTTCTCATGTTAAAAGGCAAAAATCAG GCTTTTATAGAAATGAACTCTGAAGAAGCTGCTAACACGATGGTGAGCTATTACAGCACTGTCACTCCCTATCTAAGAAGCCATCCTATCTACATTCAATATTCTAACCACAAGGAGCTGAAAACTGACAACTCTCCCAATCAGGCT AGAGCGCAAGCTGCTCTTCAGGCAGTAAATGCTGTGCAGACTGCTAACATGGCTATTGCTGGCACTGGTGCCCCAGATAGTGCAGCAGGTCTTGCTGGCCAGAGCCCAGTTCTTCGCATCATTGTGGAAAACCTTTTCTACCCAGTTACTCTAGATGTATTGCACCAG ATTTTTTCCAAGTTTGGCACTGTAATGAAGATCATTACTTTCACAAAGAATAACCAGTTCCAGGCTTTGCTCCAATATGCTGATGGCTCCAGTGCACAACATGCAAAACTG GCCTTGGATGGACAGAACATCTATAATGCCTGCTGCACTCTGCGTATTGACTTCTCTAAATTGACTAGCCTTAACGTTAAGTACAATAATGACAAAAGCCGAGACTACACACGCCCTGACCTACCATCTGGTGACAACCAGCCGACCTTAGACCAAACCATGGCAGCCGCTTTTG GTGCACCAGGTATCATCTCCTCGCCCTACGGAGGGGGAGCTGGTTTCCCTCCTAGTATTGCCTTCCAGCAAGCTG GTTTGTCCGTCCCAGgggttcatggggcattggctccactcagcatgccgtcagcagctgcagcagctgcagcagcagccagTCGTATTGGTATTCCGGGATTTGCCTCTGCAGCCAACGCTGTCCTGCTGATTAGCAATCTGAATCCTGAG AGAGTTACGCCCCAATGCCTCTTTATTCTTTTCG GAGTGTATGGTGATGTGCAGCGTGTGAAGATACTtttcaacaagaaagaaaatGCCTTGGTACAAATGTTTGACTGCACCCAAGCTCAACTGG CTATGAGCCACCTGAATGGTCAAAGGCTTCATGGAAAGGCAATGCGTGTAACCATGTCCAAACACCAGACAGTGCAGCTTCCCCGTGAAGGCCAGGAGGACCAGGGCCTGACCAAGGACTATAGCAGCTCGCCACTGCATCGCTTCAAGAAACCTGGGTCGAAAAATTTCCAGAACATCTTCCCTCCTTCTGCTACCCTCCATCTCTCTAATATTCC ACCTTCTATTACTGAAGAAGATCTGAAGTTGCTGTTCTCGAGCACAACTGGCATGGTCAAAGCATTCAAGTTCTTTCA GAAGGATCGCAagatggctctcatccagatgagttCAGTGGAAGAAGCAATCCAGGCTCTTATTGACCTTCATAATCATGACCTTGGAGAAAACCATCACCTCAGGGTTTCCTTCTCCAAGTCGACCATTTAA
- the LOC121287648 gene encoding polypyrimidine tract-binding protein 1 isoform X13 yields the protein MDGIVQDITVGTKRGSDELLSACAANGPFIMSNSAPSAANGNDSKKFKGENRTSGILPSRVIHIRKLPNDVTEAEVISLGLPFGKVTNLLMLKGKNQAFIEMNSEEAANTMVSYYSTVTPYLRSHPIYIQYSNHKELKTDNSPNQARAQAALQAVNAVQTANMAIAGTGAPDSAAGLAGQSPVLRIIVENLFYPVTLDVLHQIFSKFGTVMKIITFTKNNQFQALLQYADGSSAQHAKLALDGQNIYNACCTLRIDFSKLTSLNVKYNNDKSRDYTRPDLPSGDNQPTLDQTMAAAFGLSVPGVHGALAPLSMPSAAAAAAAAASRIGIPGFASAANAVLLISNLNPERVTPQCLFILFGVYGDVQRVKILFNKKENALVQMFDCTQAQLAMSHLNGQRLHGKAMRVTMSKHQTVQLPREGQEDQGLTKDYSSSPLHRFKKPGSKNFQNIFPPSATLHLSNIPPSITEEDLKLLFSSTTGMVKAFKFFQKDRKMALIQMSSVEEAIQALIDLHNHDLGENHHLRVSFSKSTI from the exons CGGGGGTCTGACGAGCTTCTATCTGCTTGTGCTGCTAACGGTCCCTTTATCATGAGCAACTCTGCTCCCTCTGCTG CCAATGGCAATGACAGCAAAAAGTTCAAAGGAGAGAACAGGACTTCAGGAATATTACCTTCCAGAGTCATTCATATCCGCAAACTTCCCAACGACGTCACTGAAGCAGAGGTCATTTCCTTGGGCTTGCCTTTTGGCAAAGTAACCAATCTTCTCATGTTAAAAGGCAAAAATCAG GCTTTTATAGAAATGAACTCTGAAGAAGCTGCTAACACGATGGTGAGCTATTACAGCACTGTCACTCCCTATCTAAGAAGCCATCCTATCTACATTCAATATTCTAACCACAAGGAGCTGAAAACTGACAACTCTCCCAATCAGGCT AGAGCGCAAGCTGCTCTTCAGGCAGTAAATGCTGTGCAGACTGCTAACATGGCTATTGCTGGCACTGGTGCCCCAGATAGTGCAGCAGGTCTTGCTGGCCAGAGCCCAGTTCTTCGCATCATTGTGGAAAACCTTTTCTACCCAGTTACTCTAGATGTATTGCACCAG ATTTTTTCCAAGTTTGGCACTGTAATGAAGATCATTACTTTCACAAAGAATAACCAGTTCCAGGCTTTGCTCCAATATGCTGATGGCTCCAGTGCACAACATGCAAAACTG GCCTTGGATGGACAGAACATCTATAATGCCTGCTGCACTCTGCGTATTGACTTCTCTAAATTGACTAGCCTTAACGTTAAGTACAATAATGACAAAAGCCGAGACTACACACGCCCTGACCTACCATCTGGTGACAACCAGCCGACCTTAGACCAAACCATGGCAGCCGCTTTTG GTTTGTCCGTCCCAGgggttcatggggcattggctccactcagcatgccgtcagcagctgcagcagctgcagcagcagccagTCGTATTGGTATTCCGGGATTTGCCTCTGCAGCCAACGCTGTCCTGCTGATTAGCAATCTGAATCCTGAG AGAGTTACGCCCCAATGCCTCTTTATTCTTTTCG GAGTGTATGGTGATGTGCAGCGTGTGAAGATACTtttcaacaagaaagaaaatGCCTTGGTACAAATGTTTGACTGCACCCAAGCTCAACTGG CTATGAGCCACCTGAATGGTCAAAGGCTTCATGGAAAGGCAATGCGTGTAACCATGTCCAAACACCAGACAGTGCAGCTTCCCCGTGAAGGCCAGGAGGACCAGGGCCTGACCAAGGACTATAGCAGCTCGCCACTGCATCGCTTCAAGAAACCTGGGTCGAAAAATTTCCAGAACATCTTCCCTCCTTCTGCTACCCTCCATCTCTCTAATATTCC ACCTTCTATTACTGAAGAAGATCTGAAGTTGCTGTTCTCGAGCACAACTGGCATGGTCAAAGCATTCAAGTTCTTTCA GAAGGATCGCAagatggctctcatccagatgagttCAGTGGAAGAAGCAATCCAGGCTCTTATTGACCTTCATAATCATGACCTTGGAGAAAACCATCACCTCAGGGTTTCCTTCTCCAAGTCGACCATTTAA
- the LOC121287648 gene encoding polypyrimidine tract-binding protein 1 isoform X10, translated as MSNSAPSAANGNDSKKFKGENRTSGILPSRVIHIRKLPNDVTEAEVISLGLPFGKVTNLLMLKGKNQAFIEMNSEEAANTMVSYYSTVTPYLRSHPIYIQYSNHKELKTDNSPNQARAQAALQAVNAVQTANMAIAGTGAPDSAAGLAGQSPVLRIIVENLFYPVTLDVLHQIFSKFGTVMKIITFTKNNQFQALLQYADGSSAQHAKLALDGQNIYNACCTLRIDFSKLTSLNVKYNNDKSRDYTRPDLPSGDNQPTLDQTMAAAFGKEASLLGAPGIISSPYGGGAGFPPSIAFQQADFLQHPSDYCLSVPGVHGALAPLSMPSAAAAAAAAASRIGIPGFASAANAVLLISNLNPERVTPQCLFILFGVYGDVQRVKILFNKKENALVQMFDCTQAQLAMSHLNGQRLHGKAMRVTMSKHQTVQLPREGQEDQGLTKDYSSSPLHRFKKPGSKNFQNIFPPSATLHLSNIPPSITEEDLKLLFSSTTGMVKAFKFFQKDRKMALIQMSSVEEAIQALIDLHNHDLGENHHLRVSFSKSTI; from the exons ATGAGCAACTCTGCTCCCTCTGCTG CCAATGGCAATGACAGCAAAAAGTTCAAAGGAGAGAACAGGACTTCAGGAATATTACCTTCCAGAGTCATTCATATCCGCAAACTTCCCAACGACGTCACTGAAGCAGAGGTCATTTCCTTGGGCTTGCCTTTTGGCAAAGTAACCAATCTTCTCATGTTAAAAGGCAAAAATCAG GCTTTTATAGAAATGAACTCTGAAGAAGCTGCTAACACGATGGTGAGCTATTACAGCACTGTCACTCCCTATCTAAGAAGCCATCCTATCTACATTCAATATTCTAACCACAAGGAGCTGAAAACTGACAACTCTCCCAATCAGGCT AGAGCGCAAGCTGCTCTTCAGGCAGTAAATGCTGTGCAGACTGCTAACATGGCTATTGCTGGCACTGGTGCCCCAGATAGTGCAGCAGGTCTTGCTGGCCAGAGCCCAGTTCTTCGCATCATTGTGGAAAACCTTTTCTACCCAGTTACTCTAGATGTATTGCACCAG ATTTTTTCCAAGTTTGGCACTGTAATGAAGATCATTACTTTCACAAAGAATAACCAGTTCCAGGCTTTGCTCCAATATGCTGATGGCTCCAGTGCACAACATGCAAAACTG GCCTTGGATGGACAGAACATCTATAATGCCTGCTGCACTCTGCGTATTGACTTCTCTAAATTGACTAGCCTTAACGTTAAGTACAATAATGACAAAAGCCGAGACTACACACGCCCTGACCTACCATCTGGTGACAACCAGCCGACCTTAGACCAAACCATGGCAGCCGCTTTTGGTAAGGAAGCCTCCCTACTAG GTGCACCAGGTATCATCTCCTCGCCCTACGGAGGGGGAGCTGGTTTCCCTCCTAGTATTGCCTTCCAGCAAGCTG ACTTCCTCCAACATCCATCAGATTACT GTTTGTCCGTCCCAGgggttcatggggcattggctccactcagcatgccgtcagcagctgcagcagctgcagcagcagccagTCGTATTGGTATTCCGGGATTTGCCTCTGCAGCCAACGCTGTCCTGCTGATTAGCAATCTGAATCCTGAG AGAGTTACGCCCCAATGCCTCTTTATTCTTTTCG GAGTGTATGGTGATGTGCAGCGTGTGAAGATACTtttcaacaagaaagaaaatGCCTTGGTACAAATGTTTGACTGCACCCAAGCTCAACTGG CTATGAGCCACCTGAATGGTCAAAGGCTTCATGGAAAGGCAATGCGTGTAACCATGTCCAAACACCAGACAGTGCAGCTTCCCCGTGAAGGCCAGGAGGACCAGGGCCTGACCAAGGACTATAGCAGCTCGCCACTGCATCGCTTCAAGAAACCTGGGTCGAAAAATTTCCAGAACATCTTCCCTCCTTCTGCTACCCTCCATCTCTCTAATATTCC ACCTTCTATTACTGAAGAAGATCTGAAGTTGCTGTTCTCGAGCACAACTGGCATGGTCAAAGCATTCAAGTTCTTTCA GAAGGATCGCAagatggctctcatccagatgagttCAGTGGAAGAAGCAATCCAGGCTCTTATTGACCTTCATAATCATGACCTTGGAGAAAACCATCACCTCAGGGTTTCCTTCTCCAAGTCGACCATTTAA